Proteins encoded in a region of the Candidatus Stygibacter australis genome:
- a CDS encoding glycosyltransferase family 4 protein, translated as MDKKNNYRIGMVLDDRFPPDGRVEKEIRSLTSAGFTVFLLCFRFGDENEESDFYGAKIIRIRINRKLSRKLRALTNTIFDIYTAYWCRNMVEFVKKYNLEILHIHDLYLVGAALKAKKKLGNGVKVCGDLHENYADALKYYKFSNTFPGNILISVKKWQLTEKKWLSQLDRAVVVVEEMKNRIAGDIASEQVFVCENCPEIVSFQGEKNDNKIIEKYKDKFVLSYIGAFDWHRGIDTLLRAISELKTIENLVVCIVGTGKIALELEALAVKLGIREKVYFEGWQPPDILPDYFRISNIGIIPHKKSVQTDNSSPNKLYQYMYYEVPVIATNCMSLERILKETGAGLIYQSDNHQDLTIQIKKLFNDVELRENMKLKGKRAIIEKYNWETSSEGLVKMYNDLSITSKIKVEN; from the coding sequence ATGGATAAAAAAAATAATTATAGAATAGGGATGGTTCTGGATGACAGATTCCCTCCGGATGGCAGAGTAGAGAAGGAAATCAGGAGTCTAACTTCAGCGGGTTTCACTGTTTTTCTGCTATGTTTCAGATTTGGAGATGAAAATGAGGAATCTGATTTCTATGGTGCAAAAATAATCAGGATCAGGATAAATCGCAAACTAAGTCGCAAACTAAGGGCATTAACGAATACAATATTTGATATATATACTGCTTACTGGTGCCGTAATATGGTAGAATTTGTGAAGAAATATAATTTAGAGATATTGCATATCCATGATTTGTATTTAGTGGGCGCAGCGTTGAAAGCAAAAAAGAAGTTAGGGAATGGTGTAAAAGTCTGTGGAGATTTGCATGAGAATTATGCTGATGCATTGAAGTATTACAAATTTTCAAATACTTTTCCGGGAAACATCCTGATTTCAGTTAAAAAATGGCAGCTAACAGAAAAGAAATGGCTTTCGCAGTTGGATAGGGCAGTTGTAGTGGTAGAGGAGATGAAAAACAGGATAGCAGGAGATATTGCTTCTGAACAGGTATTTGTTTGCGAGAATTGTCCAGAGATAGTTTCATTTCAGGGGGAAAAAAATGATAATAAAATTATAGAAAAATATAAGGATAAATTTGTGCTATCCTATATTGGTGCTTTTGACTGGCATCGAGGAATCGATACTCTTCTAAGGGCTATAAGTGAATTAAAAACAATTGAAAATTTAGTAGTTTGTATAGTAGGAACAGGGAAGATAGCTCTTGAGTTGGAAGCTTTAGCAGTTAAACTGGGTATCAGAGAAAAGGTCTATTTTGAAGGATGGCAGCCACCAGATATACTTCCAGATTATTTCCGCATAAGTAATATCGGGATCATACCGCATAAAAAATCAGTTCAGACAGATAATTCCAGCCCGAATAAATTATATCAATACATGTATTATGAAGTTCCAGTAATAGCCACCAATTGTATGTCATTAGAGCGAATATTAAAAGAAACAGGAGCAGGATTGATATATCAAAGTGATAATCATCAGGATCTGACTATTCAGATAAAAAAGCTATTTAATGATGTGGAATTGAGAGAAAATATGAAACTAAAGGGGAAAAGGGCTATTATAGAGAAATATAACTGGGAAACAAGCAGTGAAGGTCTCGTGAAAATGTATAATGATTTAAGTATTACAAGTAAAATTAAGGTAGAGAATTGA
- a CDS encoding D-glucuronyl C5-epimerase family protein → MTENKKIFMLKKFLHDLNTPRLRYRIADDVKGNELGYYYFVFDEKRVSSGKDQKLLNHFDENGIPVNKTYIDVEGEEYVYFPITIGQMGLAVFHTWLKRGKEEDKERFLKYPHWFETNAEESHKYGARWLTNVPLPQYHNSGPWQSAFSQARAINILLRGYQLTDNEDWADLARLALTPFTFPVEDGGVTSMIKTAPFYEEYPAEAPTMVLNGMIFALFGIYDYIRVFPDDKLAAELFNTGIQTVEDILPIYDLGYWSRYNLCQADWYPEIDPATIQYQRLHIAQLKVLYKITEQPVFRKYAYLFQKQDNIINALRMYSLKYKSLKKINRL, encoded by the coding sequence ATGACGGAAAATAAAAAGATATTTATGTTAAAAAAGTTCCTGCATGATCTGAATACGCCCAGATTGCGTTATCGGATCGCAGATGATGTAAAGGGTAATGAGTTGGGGTATTATTACTTTGTGTTTGATGAGAAACGGGTTTCCAGTGGTAAAGACCAGAAACTTCTTAATCATTTTGATGAAAATGGTATTCCGGTTAATAAGACCTATATAGATGTGGAAGGTGAGGAATATGTCTATTTTCCCATCACAATTGGTCAAATGGGACTGGCGGTATTTCACACCTGGCTGAAAAGAGGTAAGGAAGAAGACAAGGAACGCTTCCTGAAGTACCCGCACTGGTTTGAGACTAATGCCGAAGAAAGTCACAAATATGGTGCCCGATGGCTTACAAATGTGCCACTACCTCAATATCACAATTCTGGTCCCTGGCAATCAGCATTTTCCCAGGCAAGAGCAATAAATATTCTCCTTAGGGGCTATCAGCTTACAGACAACGAAGACTGGGCTGATCTGGCACGGCTGGCACTGACTCCATTTACTTTTCCAGTGGAAGATGGGGGAGTTACCAGTATGATAAAGACAGCGCCATTTTATGAGGAATATCCAGCTGAAGCACCAACAATGGTCTTGAACGGTATGATCTTCGCCTTATTCGGTATCTATGATTATATTAGAGTATTTCCTGACGATAAGCTTGCAGCGGAGCTATTCAATACGGGTATCCAGACCGTGGAGGATATATTACCGATATACGATCTGGGATATTGGAGCAGGTATAATCTCTGCCAGGCAGACTGGTATCCTGAGATCGACCCAGCCACTATTCAATATCAGCGACTTCATATTGCCCAGTTAAAGGTTCTCTATAAAATTACAGAACAACCAGTTTTTCGGAAATATGCCTACCTGTTTCAGAAACAGGACAATATCATCAACGCCCTGCGGATGTATTCTCTAAAATATAAATCCCTGAAGAAGATCAACAGGTTGTAG
- a CDS encoding glycosyltransferase family 4 protein: MPKVLIITYYWPPAGGPGVQRLLKFVKYLPEFGWEPIVLTVDIGNFPAYDHSLISEIPSDVKVYQTKNYEPDVIYRKFTGKKEDNIPVAVLAARKLNWKMRIAHWIRLNLFVPDAKIGWIASAVKTAGRIIREENIDLIYSSSPPPTTHLIAQKLKKKYNLKWIADFRDPWTKIHYYHKANRCFLAKYLDEYLERKVLQECDGVTTASSMFQKLLPIEDGKPRETITNGYDDEVINAKVEKGKNFVLLHAGGITSNRFYFEFFEGLQKFLADHEKRAKTQLVLVGKVNNEIVDEIRKYVPPEVLQISGYQPHNKALSMMGSASVNLIFLEKLANYQGHIPGKIFEYIAMQRPVLGAGDPEGDTAKIIRQSGCGNVFAAGSDWLEIINNAFENWMNNNEIKVDDKYIEQFHRRQLTNKLADFFGEVL, translated from the coding sequence ATGCCTAAGGTTTTAATTATCACATACTACTGGCCGCCTGCGGGTGGACCAGGAGTGCAACGGTTACTGAAATTCGTTAAATACCTGCCTGAATTTGGTTGGGAACCAATAGTTCTCACGGTTGATATAGGTAATTTTCCAGCTTATGACCACAGTTTGATCTCCGAAATACCATCTGATGTGAAAGTATATCAAACAAAGAATTATGAACCTGATGTGATTTATAGAAAGTTTACCGGGAAAAAGGAAGATAATATTCCTGTAGCAGTTTTGGCTGCCAGGAAATTGAACTGGAAGATGCGTATTGCCCACTGGATAAGGCTTAATTTATTTGTTCCTGATGCCAAAATCGGCTGGATAGCCTCAGCAGTGAAGACAGCTGGCAGGATTATCAGAGAAGAAAATATTGATCTTATCTATTCCAGTTCTCCTCCTCCAACCACTCATCTCATTGCGCAGAAACTGAAGAAAAAATATAACCTTAAATGGATAGCGGATTTCCGTGATCCCTGGACAAAGATACATTATTATCATAAGGCAAATCGCTGTTTCCTGGCAAAATACCTGGATGAATATCTCGAGAGGAAGGTTTTGCAGGAATGCGATGGTGTGACCACTGCCAGCAGTATGTTTCAGAAGCTGTTGCCGATAGAAGATGGTAAGCCGCGTGAAACGATCACAAATGGCTATGATGATGAAGTGATCAATGCTAAGGTTGAAAAGGGAAAAAACTTTGTCCTCCTGCATGCTGGAGGCATTACATCAAATAGATTCTATTTTGAATTCTTTGAGGGACTTCAAAAATTCCTTGCTGATCATGAAAAAAGAGCAAAAACACAGTTAGTGCTGGTAGGAAAAGTTAATAACGAGATAGTTGATGAGATCAGAAAATATGTTCCGCCAGAGGTTTTGCAGATTAGTGGTTATCAGCCACATAACAAGGCTTTATCGATGATGGGATCAGCCTCAGTGAACCTGATATTTCTGGAGAAGCTGGCAAATTATCAAGGCCATATACCGGGTAAGATCTTTGAATATATCGCTATGCAGCGTCCCGTGCTGGGAGCAGGAGATCCTGAAGGTGATACCGCAAAGATTATAAGGCAAAGTGGTTGTGGAAATGTATTTGCTGCTGGCTCTGACTGGCTGGAAATAATTAATAATGCCTTTGAAAACTGGATGAATAATAATGAAATTAAGGTTGATGATAAGTATATTGAGCAATTTCATCGTCGTCAGCTAACAAATAAACTGGCAGATTTCTTTGGAGAAGTATTATGA
- a CDS encoding dockerin type I domain-containing protein, with protein MNLQRLYLLLLLLIFVLPVVAAVGWDVSDQVLLSSMEEDLGHIGECISSLVYLSSMSEEENHVGIGISEIIYLSSMEEELNIGEGISEMILLSSLHYGDVDNNTEVESFDTSLILQYAVDLDPAPEAPLPWENWRLTVADVSDAGFVGAYDAALILRYVPGLIDVFPVEGEPVIDRVRGLLKWKISR; from the coding sequence ATGAACTTACAACGTTTGTATTTATTGCTTTTACTGCTGATATTTGTTCTTCCAGTTGTAGCAGCAGTTGGCTGGGATGTATCAGACCAGGTGCTGCTTTCTTCCATGGAAGAGGATTTAGGGCATATTGGAGAATGTATTTCCAGCCTGGTGTATCTTTCATCTATGAGTGAGGAGGAGAACCATGTTGGTATTGGAATATCAGAAATTATCTATTTATCGTCAATGGAGGAAGAGCTTAATATTGGTGAAGGAATTTCTGAGATGATTCTTTTAAGTTCTCTGCATTATGGCGATGTAGATAATAATACCGAGGTGGAAAGCTTTGATACTTCTTTGATTTTGCAATATGCAGTTGATCTAGATCCAGCACCAGAAGCACCTCTACCCTGGGAAAATTGGAGATTAACTGTAGCAGATGTGAGTGACGCTGGTTTTGTTGGAGCATACGATGCGGCGTTGATATTGCGCTATGTTCCCGGTTTAATTGATGTTTTTCCGGTTGAAGGCGAACCGGTAATTGATAGAGTCAGGGGACTATTAAAATGGAAGATTTCAAGATAG
- a CDS encoding PHP domain-containing protein: MDKLDLHIHTSYSDGVFSPRELLEMLQQYSYELISITDHDTIEGCIQGMKLAAHYDIRILPGVEVSSLCWGRDVHILAYGFDVKNKSFKSFLHGIEKGRLKRAKKIVKLLAALGMSLDFRDVINLTGKLNLVGRPHIARALIDAGYCRDTRDVFDNYIGEGKSCYVPKPAPEAEFVIEAIKKAGGVSVLAHPYIYRDDDLVQHLIDIGIQGLEVFYSRHTVDETARYKKMADEHGLIKTGGSDFHGHGSDLNFFGFFSAPSSVAEDLSEYIKKCGI, translated from the coding sequence ATGGATAAGCTCGATTTACATATCCACACCAGTTATTCTGATGGGGTGTTTTCACCGCGGGAATTGCTGGAGATGCTGCAGCAATACAGCTATGAGCTGATTTCCATAACCGATCACGACACAATCGAAGGATGCATTCAGGGGATGAAACTGGCAGCACATTATGACATTCGGATACTGCCCGGAGTGGAAGTGAGTTCACTCTGCTGGGGTAGAGACGTTCATATACTGGCTTATGGATTTGATGTGAAAAATAAATCATTCAAATCATTTCTGCATGGTATAGAGAAAGGCAGGCTAAAGCGAGCTAAGAAAATCGTAAAACTGCTTGCAGCTTTGGGAATGTCACTTGATTTTCGTGATGTTATCAATCTTACTGGTAAGCTGAACCTGGTAGGCAGACCGCATATTGCCAGGGCATTAATTGATGCAGGCTATTGCCGTGATACCCGTGATGTTTTTGATAATTATATTGGCGAAGGAAAAAGTTGCTATGTGCCCAAACCAGCTCCTGAAGCAGAATTTGTAATTGAAGCGATCAAAAAAGCCGGAGGAGTATCTGTGCTGGCTCATCCCTATATCTACAGGGATGATGATCTGGTGCAGCACCTGATCGATATTGGTATTCAGGGTCTGGAAGTATTTTACAGTCGGCATACTGTTGATGAAACTGCCAGATATAAAAAGATGGCAGATGAACATGGTTTGATAAAAACGGGTGGCAGTGATTTTCACGGGCATGGCTCAGACTTGAATTTTTTTGGTTTTTTCAGTGCTCCATCATCAGTGGCAGAAGATCTGAGTGAATATATTAAGAAGTGCGGGATATGA
- a CDS encoding C25 family cysteine peptidase, whose protein sequence is MKVRLALFIFLALALALFSSVSELNNFHTESDNGLTILGKIILEAESDSVFHQLLPVINGENYITAGSTNCEVEISSVMQLRDLEFSILTISPAENLVAGDSLQIVLEGDCQEEVELYRPAESFLKMYIALFPELAERENWRDVEPAQPNILYIYPDTDEPSFWQAFDYLLEWKKQKGFKVYQYAANNPSSQSIKDYIQNAYDTWEDPPEYVCLIGDAGGNYNIPTSYFGNGEGDHYYTTLAGEDQISDVHIGRLSFDNILQWQSIVYKTVMYEREPYIDNPDWFSRALLVGDPTSSGMSCVYTNINIRESIEHNYPEYDYLELYDYPFQPAMRLMVDMGVSYFNYRGYGGMSGWYDGTANYLTNGMMLPFAVISTCATGDFAGTEGCRSEAFLQAGSPSNPRGAIGAIGTATITTHTCFNNCFVTGVAYGLFSDKLQTMGASHTRGKTSLFLNYPQNPDQSSTKFSYWNNLMGDPSVAVWQGFPRELSIACENHYASSMNNIGIQVLNEYADPACDLYCCLYNASNDEQHFSYSDQDGFAYFDIADLDSDEYILTVNGNNFYPRQDTIYIDSEYDLSISDLTFYDNGNNGSFEPGETGNLAFELMNNSDYTISPVEITLFSNSEEIIITNGEILIEQLEPDETVLIDGIELEYQCNPDSDLQKIIGITVQSDNYSFSDSYQLPVTFLEFSLIDFSFTDNNNNIPEPGEEIYFDYEITNSGDYVLTNISLEFSTASNIVWITDNIISLENLQPEEIYQSTNSIVLDIAQEFIAGNNETLILSMSNPDGFEQSIELEVCIGETGIDQPTGPDAFGYCLYDENDSEYQELAYDWIEINDCPELPLYDSGDEGASCTVMLPFTFRYYDFDYDCVTVCSNGWVAPGITESASFMNWAIPGEGGISPIIAVFWDDLVNTDNISGIYYYYNPAEHFFIIEWDRLRNDWDNSQETFEIIIYDRDYYPSSNGNNIMKFQYKDFNNTNAGNYEGIHDANHGQYATIGIEDQTGRHGLQYTYNNDYPDTGSQLGDQSALMISGQPVPEDSAWVVIDDYRFINSTGQELVTPGDTISLSLDLWNIGNEPTEVINLIMSCENNSFIEFIDNEILITEILPGSLAENIIGLNFCISENYPPLEELQFNLEIISGGLVWNYGLNVVVSAPLIDFDEDIINFGEVYCNYEATYELIMENDGTAPLEITEVVSSSPNLISDFSPIVIDPGDEQNLLLTLLIDEIGEFSATLTIISNSINSNTFIIPVMGIVVFPPIIEVDSTLHCFDAELDEINCFPIDISNTGDGTLCVSAHLEGFYNSRNGALFSSGYLNLSQPVITGEEFTIEAWARMDGPGFHVWETNTIYEQRDNEPEDYRAIMTFHTRTISGNNSFTLQGANSTGTVLNTPAPPFGDWHHYAVTVNEDFINLYQDGLLKVTEINNESGGYTSGVDNVDIGAHRYSGILKSSFNGMMDEVRFWDRDLTPLEILDHQYHSVDPDSENLTAYWTFNSLFNWQEITDSGIDTTPFPAVDHFQSEAPINDWSSIDTESLVVEGGESNVFNLQVDTAWLDLGGSYQTNLVMQTNDPEAQNIVIPIEVTVVPSSEDQNEIPYSNQLSQNYPNPLFLDSNFRAATIIEYDLLVEVIEAEIIIYNIKGQKVKTYVLDPEITRQGSVSWSGDNNKNRLVGSGVYFYSLKTDGIIRCNKKMLLLR, encoded by the coding sequence ATGAAAGTAAGGTTGGCTTTATTTATATTTTTAGCATTAGCATTAGCGTTATTCAGTTCTGTTTCAGAATTGAACAATTTTCATACAGAATCCGATAATGGTCTGACTATTTTAGGAAAAATAATTCTTGAGGCGGAATCAGATAGTGTATTTCATCAATTATTGCCTGTGATTAATGGAGAAAATTATATAACTGCAGGCAGCACTAATTGTGAGGTGGAAATCAGTTCAGTGATGCAATTGCGTGATCTTGAGTTCTCTATTCTAACTATATCCCCTGCAGAAAATTTAGTAGCTGGAGATAGTCTTCAGATTGTTTTAGAAGGTGATTGCCAGGAGGAAGTAGAACTATACAGACCTGCGGAATCATTTTTAAAGATGTATATAGCTCTTTTTCCCGAACTCGCAGAACGTGAAAACTGGCGAGATGTGGAACCAGCTCAGCCAAATATTCTTTATATTTATCCAGATACTGATGAACCTTCTTTCTGGCAGGCATTTGATTATTTACTGGAATGGAAAAAACAGAAAGGGTTTAAGGTTTATCAATATGCTGCTAATAACCCTTCAAGTCAGTCAATAAAAGACTATATCCAGAATGCTTATGATACCTGGGAAGACCCCCCTGAATATGTCTGCCTTATTGGCGATGCCGGAGGAAACTATAATATACCAACTTCTTATTTTGGCAACGGAGAAGGTGATCATTACTACACTACTCTGGCTGGAGAAGATCAGATTTCTGATGTTCATATTGGCCGGCTCTCCTTTGATAATATATTGCAGTGGCAATCAATTGTCTATAAAACTGTCATGTATGAACGAGAACCATATATAGACAACCCTGACTGGTTCAGCAGGGCATTACTGGTTGGAGACCCTACATCTTCTGGTATGTCTTGTGTATATACCAATATAAATATCCGTGAATCGATAGAGCATAACTATCCAGAATATGATTATCTGGAATTATATGATTATCCGTTTCAACCTGCAATGAGGTTAATGGTTGATATGGGTGTGAGTTACTTTAATTATCGCGGTTATGGAGGGATGAGTGGCTGGTATGACGGTACCGCAAATTATTTAACCAATGGGATGATGCTTCCTTTTGCAGTTATCAGTACCTGTGCTACAGGAGATTTTGCAGGAACAGAAGGCTGCCGCAGTGAAGCTTTTTTACAAGCCGGCTCACCATCAAATCCCCGGGGAGCAATTGGAGCAATTGGAACAGCAACAATCACTACCCATACCTGCTTCAATAACTGCTTTGTAACTGGAGTAGCTTATGGTTTATTTTCGGACAAATTGCAGACTATGGGAGCTTCTCATACAAGAGGAAAAACGTCTTTGTTCTTAAATTATCCCCAAAATCCTGATCAATCATCGACAAAGTTTTCATATTGGAATAATCTGATGGGAGACCCATCAGTAGCAGTTTGGCAGGGCTTTCCGCGAGAATTATCTATTGCTTGTGAAAATCATTATGCCAGCAGCATGAATAATATTGGCATACAGGTACTAAATGAATATGCTGATCCGGCTTGTGATCTGTACTGCTGCCTGTATAATGCATCTAATGATGAACAGCATTTTAGTTACAGTGATCAGGATGGCTTTGCCTATTTTGATATAGCTGACCTGGATTCAGATGAATATATTCTTACAGTGAATGGTAATAATTTTTATCCCAGGCAGGATACAATTTATATTGATTCGGAATATGATCTGTCAATTAGTGATCTTACATTTTATGATAATGGAAATAATGGAAGTTTTGAGCCAGGTGAAACTGGAAATTTGGCTTTTGAATTAATGAATAATAGTGACTATACCATTTCTCCAGTGGAAATAACGTTGTTCAGTAATTCAGAAGAAATTATCATTACTAATGGAGAAATACTCATTGAACAGCTTGAGCCAGATGAGACTGTATTGATTGATGGAATTGAATTGGAATATCAATGTAATCCTGATAGTGATCTACAAAAAATAATCGGAATCACCGTACAGTCGGATAATTACTCATTCTCTGATTCATACCAACTTCCAGTTACATTTCTCGAATTTTCGTTAATTGATTTCAGTTTCACTGATAATAATAATAATATTCCAGAGCCGGGAGAAGAAATATATTTTGATTATGAGATCACAAATTCGGGTGATTATGTATTAACAAATATTAGCCTGGAATTCAGCACAGCAAGTAATATCGTGTGGATCACTGACAATATCATCTCCCTTGAAAATCTTCAGCCAGAAGAGATATATCAATCTACTAACTCAATTGTATTAGATATTGCCCAGGAATTTATTGCTGGGAATAATGAGACTTTGATCTTGAGCATGAGCAATCCCGATGGTTTTGAGCAATCTATTGAATTGGAGGTATGTATTGGTGAAACCGGTATTGATCAACCAACCGGACCTGATGCTTTCGGGTATTGCCTTTACGATGAAAATGACTCGGAATATCAAGAACTTGCTTATGACTGGATTGAGATCAATGATTGCCCGGAATTGCCTCTTTATGACTCAGGTGATGAGGGTGCTTCCTGTACGGTTATGCTGCCTTTTACTTTCCGATATTATGATTTTGATTATGATTGTGTTACTGTCTGTTCAAATGGCTGGGTAGCTCCAGGAATCACTGAAAGTGCATCTTTTATGAACTGGGCTATTCCAGGTGAAGGTGGAATTTCACCGATAATTGCTGTATTCTGGGATGACCTGGTTAATACGGATAATATTAGCGGTATATACTATTATTACAACCCGGCAGAGCACTTTTTCATTATCGAGTGGGATCGCTTGCGAAATGACTGGGACAACAGTCAGGAAACATTTGAAATAATTATTTATGATAGGGATTATTATCCCAGCTCAAATGGTAATAATATTATGAAATTCCAGTATAAGGATTTCAATAATACTAATGCCGGAAATTATGAGGGAATACATGATGCCAATCACGGGCAATATGCCACTATTGGCATTGAAGATCAAACTGGCAGACATGGACTGCAATATACTTATAATAATGATTATCCTGATACTGGTTCCCAACTTGGTGATCAAAGTGCTTTGATGATAAGCGGACAACCAGTACCTGAGGATTCTGCCTGGGTTGTGATCGATGATTATCGTTTTATTAATTCAACCGGGCAGGAACTTGTGACTCCTGGAGATACAATTTCTCTTTCATTAGATTTATGGAATATTGGAAATGAACCCACTGAAGTGATCAATTTAATAATGAGTTGCGAAAATAACTCATTTATTGAATTTATTGATAATGAAATATTGATCACTGAAATTCTACCAGGATCATTGGCTGAAAACATTATTGGATTAAATTTCTGTATCAGTGAAAACTATCCCCCTCTGGAAGAATTACAGTTTAACCTTGAAATCATCAGCGGTGGACTGGTTTGGAACTATGGCTTGAATGTAGTTGTCTCTGCCCCTTTAATAGATTTTGATGAAGATATTATTAACTTTGGTGAAGTCTATTGCAATTATGAAGCAACCTATGAATTGATAATGGAAAATGATGGTACTGCACCTCTGGAAATTACAGAAGTTGTCAGTTCATCCCCAAATCTTATTTCAGATTTTTCCCCAATCGTGATTGACCCTGGTGATGAACAAAATCTGCTCCTTACCTTGCTGATTGATGAAATCGGGGAATTTAGCGCAACGCTGACAATTATCAGTAACTCAATTAATTCAAATACATTCATAATACCAGTAATGGGAATAGTAGTATTTCCACCCATAATAGAAGTTGATAGCACTTTACACTGTTTTGATGCGGAATTAGATGAAATAAACTGCTTCCCTATTGATATCAGCAATACTGGAGATGGGACATTATGCGTTTCAGCTCACCTGGAAGGTTTCTATAATTCCAGAAATGGGGCTTTATTTAGTAGTGGATATCTGAATCTTTCTCAACCTGTTATCACTGGTGAAGAATTCACCATTGAAGCCTGGGCACGGATGGATGGTCCCGGATTTCATGTATGGGAAACGAACACAATCTATGAACAAAGGGACAATGAACCCGAAGACTACAGGGCTATCATGACCTTCCACACGAGAACAATTTCAGGTAATAACTCATTCACTTTGCAGGGTGCTAATAGTACTGGCACAGTATTAAATACTCCTGCTCCACCCTTTGGTGATTGGCATCATTATGCCGTGACTGTTAACGAAGATTTTATAAATCTCTATCAGGACGGTCTATTAAAGGTTACTGAGATTAATAATGAATCAGGGGGATATACTTCCGGGGTAGACAATGTTGATATTGGAGCGCACAGATATAGTGGAATTTTGAAGTCATCCTTTAATGGTATGATGGATGAAGTGCGTTTTTGGGATAGAGACTTGACTCCCCTGGAAATTCTTGATCACCAGTATCATAGTGTTGATCCAGATTCAGAAAATCTCACTGCTTACTGGACTTTTAATAGCCTGTTTAACTGGCAGGAAATAACAGATAGTGGAATTGACACTACTCCATTTCCTGCTGTTGATCATTTTCAATCTGAAGCACCTATTAATGACTGGAGTAGCATCGATACTGAGTCATTGGTCGTTGAGGGTGGTGAAAGCAATGTTTTCAATCTGCAGGTTGATACTGCCTGGCTTGATTTAGGGGGTTCCTACCAGACAAACCTTGTTATGCAAACAAATGATCCTGAAGCTCAAAATATCGTTATCCCTATTGAAGTTACTGTTGTCCCATCATCTGAAGATCAAAATGAGATTCCTTATTCTAACCAGTTATCCCAAAATTATCCTAATCCCTTATTCCTGGATTCTAACTTCAGAGCAGCTACAATAATTGAGTACGATTTATTAGTAGAAGTTATTGAAGCCGAAATCATTATCTATAATATTAAAGGGCAAAAAGTAAAAACCTATGTCCTAGATCCAGAAATTACAAGACAGGGCAGCGTCTCTTGGTCAGGGGATAACAACAAAAATAGATTAGTAGGTAGTGGGGTATATTTTTATTCTTTAAAAACTGATGGTATTATCAGATGCAATAAGAAAATGCTTTTACTCAGGTAA